TTATTTTCCATATAAAAACCCTccatattctttaatttttttgaatcccACAATCAACACAACACAATTtaacatcttcttcttcttcttcttcatcatcttcttcttctttctatgATGTCTAAATCAAATAGTGTAAGAAAACATGTTCTTGAGAAGAGCAAGAGTGTGAAAGAAACACGttataataatcataattataataataataataaaaataataatcataaagCATTATTGAGCCAAAGTTTCTTCccaaaattcttaaagaaagTTTACCCAATTGGTCTTCAAAAAAGCAACTCCTCTTTGTCTTTGTCTTCAATATCATTGTCTTTGTCTCAAAACTCAAATGATTCATTGTCTCAAGCTGATGATTCGGTCACTAATACTACTCCACTTGATGAGAAGATTTCATTGGCATTGCGTTTGATTTCACCACAAACTACTAGTCATGAAGTTCTTAGAGATGACGAGGTTAATATTAATAACTCACTGCCTAAAAttgttcatcatcaacaacaaccaaGTTCACTAACAATATTACtcaacaatgatgatgatgagccTGGTGAATTGAGAAGATGCAATTGGATCACAAAGAATAGTGGTATGATTTATGATCAATTTTATTTCCattttaattatcttattaATATTGTATGCCCACGAAAATTTAGCTACTAAATCAGTCAttatctatttatatataaatatatatattttttaatttatttttaatatatttattatataaatagNNNNNNNNNNNNNNNNNNNNNNNNNNNNNNNNNNNNNNNNNNNNNNNNNNNNNNNNNNNNNNNNNNNNNNNNNNNNNNNNNNNNNNNNNNNNNNNNNNNNNNNNNNNNNNNNNNNNNNNNNNNNNNNNNNNNNNNNNNNNNNNNNNNNNNNNNNNNNNNNNNNNNNNNNNNNNAGTTAAATTAGTAACTATTTTTTAGGTATATGTaacatagttatttttttaattaaatgatgGTTATTATGAGTCTAGTATACAATAGTAGTAATATTGTTACTTTTGTGACCCCTATGgcctaaaagtaatttttttaattatagagATTTTGGCTgtgttttattaattatagagattattattgtatatattgttaaCCCTATCTACTAGTATATAAGAATCTTGTGTGTaagattaactttttttttccaataaaattttatatatcattaggctctttcttttctcttggaaTGAACAAATTTTATAACTATAACTTTTGTTACTCTCATCAATTGTTAACTTTTAAACGAAAATAATGATTTGAATGTTTTGAATATAATCTGATATATAATTACCTAATAATTAAGTTGAAGTTCTCATCACCACTCATCATAATGCTAAGAAATTGTATATTATTTGGATTGGTttgtttctaaatatttattaaaaaaaatgcaaaacatatttttattattattatattcccTCTGAAAACAAGTCTctattctatatattatattatcatAAGATTCTATTTTATGTAATGAAGATATATTCAATAGAgcatattgtttaatttatttctactTAGTTCAAATGTCAAATCATGCCTTGAATTTAGTTGTTTATTTTATGTTacttaacttaattaattacttatctgaagaagtaaattaaataatgaaattaaagttgGTACTTTGTTACAATCAgttacaataaaaataacaaaaatagaaaaatagtgTTGACCAAATTCTTGTTGGATCTAACATTTATGATGttcatctaaaaaatttaaaacactacCATATATATACAATTTTAAGTCATAGCTTCCTCAACTATATATGGTTGGGTTCCACCTACTTCTAACTATTTATAAGTTGACTCTAAcaatgttctttttttttttaatcacctaatatattaaatatggaATGAATGAGATTATATACACTTACACAAAAACATTatagatttataattttttattaactaatacaaattaaacataaaacttGTGTTTGAATATTATTGCTGACATAGAACAATAGAAAAAgtagcataatttttttttcttcttgcagATAAGGTGTATATAGAATTTCATGATGAATGCTGGGGAGTTCCAGCTTATGATGACAAGTAAGTATAGAGTTTTTAATAATAACATGTTTATAATTTTAGcctattattttatctttttcatttttattataattataaaaaaattagttcctaattaattacatttttaaaaaataaaaaattaaagaggtTGTCTTTTTTTCTTAAGTATATCATAACTAACAACATAGAATAGAACAATAATATTTTGGCACATATGTAATTATCAATAAAGACATATTAacagaaaaaattatttaaaaaaaaacaccaaCAACCTATAATGCATTATTGATTCCAACTTAATTAAAGTCTCCTGATTATATTGTTGGTTGAATTATTATGAAACAGCAAATTGTTTGAACTGCTAGCATTGTGTGGATTGCTCATTGATTACAATTGGACAGAAATTCTAAAAAGAAAGGAAACACTtaggtattattattattattattattgttgaataaTTGTGTATCtaagttttaattattttttctaagtaattatattaaaaatacatatgggtatatatagtaattagattattatatgTGTTTGGCACAGAGAAGTTTTTGCTGAGTTTGATCCAAATATTGTTGCAAAAATGGAGGAAAAGGAAATCATGGACATAATATCAAACAAGGCACTTTCTTTAGCAGATAGTAGAATCATGTGCATAGTAGACAATGCTAAATGCATAATGAAGGCAAGTacacatttttattattatattcatatctatacaattttttttatcaatttcttAAGCAGTTATATATACTATTTATTTGAAGTTTTGAACCCATAATTGAAGTATTTATTTCTTAAGACTCAAATTATCTTGTGGTAGTAGATGGAGAAAAGATAACTTCatttctataaataaaattaaatcacttaatgtatttttttcatACTTACATTAACCTCCCAAAATNNNNNNNNNNNNNNNNNNNNNNNNNNNNNNNNNNAAAAtgttttatcaaaaaaaaaaaaactttcaaatttcatacatacaatataattaataatatcatctaatttttacaaattaaaaaagcaCCATGTATAATATGATCCAACATTGTAGAAggataaaacaattttttttttcaaaattaatggTCAAAATAGCATCTGAAAAATTACCCATAAGTCAAACATTATATTAACATGCCACGTGACGTTTAATTTAACGTATTATCAtctaattcataaaaaaataatttgattcacagttatatcttttaaaaattaatttaaagattgatgtataattaattttttaNNNNNNNNNNNNNNNNNNNNNNNNNNNNNNNNNNNNNNNNNNNNNNNNNNNNNNNNNNNNNNNNNNNNNNNNNNNNNNNNNNNNNNNNNNNNNNNNNattattattattattattattattattattattattattattattattatttgtggaCAGATTGTGAGAGAATTTGGATCATTCAGTAGCTACATATGGGGGTATGTGAACCACAAACCAATAATAAACAGATACAGGTACCCAAGAAATGTGCCATTGAGAAGCCCAAAATCTGAGGCCCTTAGTAAGGACTTGGTCAAACGTGGGTTTAGGTTTGTGGGCCCAGTTATTGTTCACTCTTTCATGCAAGCTGCAGGGTTGACCATTGACCATCTTCTTCATTGTTATAGGCATAGTGATTGTGTGAGACTAGCTGAAAGACCTTGGAGGCATATCTAATTAACATCATGTCACTAtcaccatttttttttctttttacttttaaaaacaATGTAATAACTCAATGATTAATGCATATTTGTTGTACTTAGttgtgaataattttttttcgacatgttttttaaaatcaaactgATTTATTTTGGGCCCTTATTGGGCTTTAATCCCAAGTAAAGTGTATCCTATAAGcccaatatataaaaaaactactcctctcagtaaaaaaataaaataaaataactaacttGAGTTGGTTGAGTCACTCGTCTACTTAAATAAGTATTGAGGTCTAAATTTCATCTTGTGTATGCAACAATCATAGCCAATGATAGATTCTCAAATGGAAATCCGATTCACGACAGATTAATCATTAGTCGGACTAAGGTTTTGggcaaccaaaaataaaataacaaccaCGTATAGTATTCAAGTCTTAGGATTCCAGTatcaccaaaaaagaaaaacaagtagTCTTAGGATCGTAGCAAGCTTATGCTACAGACCTCATCACTGTTTAAGAATCACCTCTCACTACGGTAGCTAATCtatgtcttttttatttttaaatttaatttttttaatttttaattgagaATTGAGTCTCtcttttagtttagtttttgtTATGGTTACTTGCACAGTTGCATACcaggtgtttgatgaaatgcccgAAAGAAATTAGAGACACCTATTGAATGGAAtgaatgatttgattttgtattttcattttcattttcgatTTCTAGCTTTTGATGGATACATGAGTATCATaatcatgaaaaagaaaatagtagCTTCTGGCCATTGCATGAATTAAGTACAGTACTTGCATATTTGTATCTGCTTTGTTCATATGAGTGTATCTGtggttttgtttttaaaatcctTGTCACTGCAATAACTTGCATCTAGctgttttttgtttgatttaacaTTTTGCTTGATACTTGCTTtctgttttatgtttaattatccATCCTTATGGCTTCATTTGTACTTACCCTATTTTTGTATTTTCCTTTACGTTCTCAAGGTGTATTTGTTTCGTTGATTCCAATATATTGAGCAGGTGCAAGTTTAGGTGTGGTGATGTTATGAGTAGCAATGATGTAAGAGATAATTATGGTTAAAATCAATTGTTTTAGATGAGTTTATAGTGATGGCCCTTGAAGCAGGAGCATTCGAAAGCATTCATCCTTCTCGCTTTATCTGCTTCACTATACCGAATCCATCTTGTTCAGATTCGCTGCTCCGAGTTGCTGTGCTTGACTCGCATATCCAACCTGCTGATGACAGCCCTCAAGTTGGTGGCATGTTAGTTCCGGATGGCCGTGAAGCGGATTGGATCTTCTCTACCAAATCAGGTCATTCTCAGCTTCTGTATAGTTCTCAGGGAATATCTCGTTTAATTTTGGTAGGAAACCAACCCAAGGAGGGTGATTGTACATCGAATATTTATCATCGTCCATTAGAATGTTCATTGCATCAGCAGGGATTCGAGGTGTGGTCTAAGCCTCTTCTCTTGGCTTTGTCTCCTAGATCTCTGTTCAAGAATGGTATCCCTGAGATAGCCCTTTTGAATTATGAAGACAATTTAATTTCTAGTGTAGTAATTCATCGATGCGTTGGATATCTTGTTGGTGAGATGTTGGTTgaagatgttgaaattgaaatggaaagtgAGAATGGTGTTCATCATAGTAGCCTTAAAAGAGAGTTTCGAAGGCGGTTGAGGTTTAAGAGGATGCCTAATTTGATTCAAACAGAGATTCATATAGTTCCAGAAACAGATCATAGTTGTGATGGTGTAAGCATCAAAGATGTGGAGTTTATGCTTGATCATCGGGTTTTGGTGCATCCTTACTTGGCCCCAATGGTGGCTAGTCTTTCGTTGATCAGCGAAAACATTGCAAGGCAAATTCAAGATGGGTTTAAACCAAAAGCTTTATGCCTTGGGGTTGGAGGTGGAGCTTTGCTTACTTTCTTGACAACTCAATTGGGTTTTGAGGTCACAGGTGTGGAGAACGATGGCGAAGTTTTGAGTGTGGCAAAGCACTATTTTGGATTGGAAGCTGATGAATCCATTCGAGTTGTTATCGGAGATGGAATTGAATTTACGAAGAAGATTGCAGACCACAAAAAGATGTACAATGGTAGTTCTTTTGCTAGTTCTGAGCATAATGATTTTGATCACTTTTTAGATGCCAAGATCAGCCATAATTTTGATGTTGTTATGGTAGATTTAGATTCAAGAGACATACGAAACGGCACTAGTTCGCCGCCGTTGGAATTTGTTAGAAGGGATGTTCTTCTTGCTGCTAAATCAATTCTGTCCGAAAACGGAATTCTTGTTATTAATGTCATTCCTCTGAGCAAGTCTTTCTATGAGTCCCTGGAAAACCATTTGCATGAAGTTTTCTGTGAACTGCACAAGATAGATGTAAGAAATGGTGAAAATTTCGTTCTTATTGCTGCTGTATCGCCTCAGATTTCTCCTGTTTCGGATCATTGCGATTCATTTCTCATGCAATTGAAATCAGTGATTCCAGAATCATGGATAAATTCCATAAGCAAGATATGATGTCTTACCATCCAGTTTCTGCACTGCAGTactaattgaaaatttgtaACTTCTTGAATTGTTTTTATGTAAACATTTCAAAAGTTTAATTGTAAAGCTCAAACTCATAATACTCGATCTAGGGACATAAACTTGTAATGACACATTTTATTCATATCTTCATTGATGTTGGGGGTTTACTTGTGCTTTAAATTGTTATCCAGTGTAAAATAATCACATCTTTGAGCAAGGATTTCAAGACCTTGGAACAGAGGATAATTGGATTAATGCTGAAAATAATCTCTTAAGAGATTATCATTGAGTCAAGATAatattaatatgtattttaataaaactaggtttctttttaatttttgggttGGAGTACATTGAAGTGCAACGGAATTTTTCGGATTTAAAGTGACTGAAACAATCATTTTAGTTTGTTAGACCGAAAGATAccgtaaaaaattttaaaaattcttcaaTTTTATATCacatgaccaaaaaaaaaacctttaaaagaacactaaaaaaaaACACCCATAATAGAGAGATATTTCATGGTGTGACTAAGAATGTTTCATTCTTTCTGCCCACATAATCCAAAGGTAGAGAGTAACTAAGAATCCTCATCCTCATAATTTTCAATTAACATTCTATGAAACTTGAGCCTCAAGAGTATTTTAATTTCCATGTCTAACCTTTGTCTATCATTCACAGGCATGTGCCTTGGCCTCTACCTGCTTTTATTCTTTATATGTGACTGAATCACACACATAAAAAAGGGTTTCTCTTGACACAAATTTTACTCTAACTCACATGCATCTTAACACTTGTATGCTGTTTAGCTTTCCATTGTTCATAGATAATCACACacatattaattattgttactTTGATTTGTTGAAATGGACCTAGATGCCTTGCTTTATATCTCAATTATAAGAACTTTTAAGTTATACGTAACATCatattatatatcttgtggtgTAAGATTagcaaattatttcaaattatattacCAACATGTTTTCATTTGAGAGTCTTAATCATTTAACACAAATGGTCATAGTTATGAGTATTGGACCAAATCGCCCGATTCGATTCGGTTAACCAGAAATCAATCACTAAATCGATCTGGttcaagataaaaatttgacagcgaatcaataaaaaattaagaaattagttaaaaaatcaattaactaattatatCAGTTCGATAACCGATTTAATTTTTAGAACCTTGTAAATGGTACTTAAAATGGTCTTTACAACAGATCAATTCTTTGTTTGTTGAATCAGGAAATACctgaaaaattgaaacaaaaaatttatatttagtatttaaatttcTTACTAAATTGAATtaggatgaattaattttaaattatctaattatctaacttttatatatataaattctgAAAATGTTCATTTAAATGATTTATATATCATTTCTATTGGAAACTCGAAAATATTCCAAAGATAACGTGACAATGCTCCTCTCTATTCATGTTGGTGGAGTTCCATCAATCAATTCACTCATGGCTACTAATTACCAgaattatttctttatttggtcagaaatatatacattattattttatttttattaaagaaatataTGCATTATAAATATTAGGGTTATTATTATGaccatatataataaattataaatgtatGCATAAAACCATGAGACTTCTAACCGTTATAAGGGTTAATTACATTTTAACATGATaaaattatgttatatatatatattagtctctaaactaaaatttaaatatgcaaaTTACTCTCTGAAAATTAAACTTGAGAATgtcataactaaaaaaaaaaaaaaacctttgaTTTGAAAGGTTAATTAAGGGGACAAGAAGACAAGTTTCAGTCTCActttaattcttttcttttttcttcaccttattatatttatatatgtgtttGTTGCATATCATTATAGTATCTTGCAATGCAAACCATGANNNNNNNNNNNNNNNNNNNNNNNNNNNNNNNNNNNNNNNNNNNNNNNNNNNNNNNNNNNNNNNNNNNNNNNNNNNNNNNNNNNNNNNNNNNNNNNNNNNNNNNNNNNNNNNNNNNNNNNNNNNNNNNNNNNNNNNNNNNNNNNNNNNNNNNNNNNNNNNNNNNNNNNNNNNNNNNNNNNNNNNNNNNNNNNNNNNNNNNNNNNNNNNNNNNNNNNNNNCAATAATACTTTTGTTACGCGGGTAACTTGAACTTAATGGATTGGGCTTGTAAGGTTGACTCAAACGTCAAGATGAGATAGTCTTCGACTTGGTTTGCGTCTGGAAGCCGCCGTCCGACTTGTGTGTATAAAagaatgggggtggtacctgtaaAGACACTccaatgcctaagtcagcaaaggGTTTAGCAGGTTTTGagagtattggaacttagagatacctgaagggcgtcagtgtatttatagtggtgatccaataatcaccgttggagtagttccaccttttaaggtagataaccgtccctttatcttagggtagTTGAGATATAGCTCCTGGAAGTGGGTttagagattttaggggcagttacttatttgaataaatgttatctgccagctatcCTTCgagtccgacttctttgaggtggAGTCTGTATTGGATCCGACATCTTCTAATGAGGTCGATGGGTGGTGAAGACCAATCCTTGGACTAGGCCTTTTGGTGTATTTGGACCCGGGTCATAGTGTTgagtcagggtatgaacagtgcccctactcgagtccaatatcttttatttataagtTGGATTCGAGTATTTAAACCTGTGTGCGTCGCCGACGTGATTTTTAAAACTGACGTGATTTAAATTACTCAACCGTCGCGTCCGTTGGGGTTTTCGTATTTACATGTGGGAGCAGTTACATTGGTAACTGCGCGTTTCTTTAATGATTGGATCGATTTACACTTATGCCCCTAGCGTGTTATaaatacttttccctctcttttctctgttttcttttgTCTGGAATGATGTCTTTTCATATTTCTGAGTCCCTGTCGAAGTGGGTAGATGATACCGTCCTTGAGGAGGAACTCTTAGTGGATACCGACTACCTTTCTGAACTTCGTGTTCATCATAGGATTTGTGTCTTAGAGGAGGATGAGCCCAAGTACGAATTACTGGCCACGGGTCTTGAAGATCGGGTTTGTTGTGGCAGGGTTACTGCCTCtgatcctcatttcttcttcatgTGCGATTGCTTTTTTACCCGTCTGGGGGTTTCTTGACCTTTTTCCGATTTTGAAATGGGAGTGTTATCCCATTGCCGAGTTGTTCTCACTCAACTCCACCCCAACTCTTGGGATTCCATGAAAATTTACCAACTTGTTAGCCGAGAGCAAGACTTTCCGACTTCCATAAagattttttctatctttttcaccTGACCAAGCCCTTTAGTGGGCAAAACAATAAGCAGCAATGGATTTCTTTCCGGGCCATTCAATGTCGGAAAGTTTTCTCCATTTTTGACGATTCTTTccatgactttaaaaatttttctttcaaagtCCGAGCCATAGAGGGTCACcattctttttttcttgatgaaaactCCAACCCCCGCTCTTCTCTATACTGGCTAGAGGCCTCTCCTGTAGAAAAGTATGACCTAGATGATTTAGATGAGGTTGAGGAGGCTGTAGTGGGGTTCTTCCAAGAAGTTTGGGGGAGAGCCCCTAATTTGGATACTAAGAAGTTTCTTCTGGGCTCTCAAGTTTTGTGCGGACCCAGCTAGGTAGTTTTTTATGGTCATTTCTGAAGTTTCCGACTTGTGATGTTTTTCTGACTTGTAGTCTAATtgcttatttcttctttttagagATGGTGAAGAATGGATCTAGTGCTTCCTACTAGAAAGTCTAGGACGCCAAGAGGAGAGCTCGGGCCCATACTGATGCTGCGAGGGCTGCTGgcactcctcctcctcctcttcctcctcctcctcctcctcgtgACCTGGGGACCTCTTCTCGCCCTATTATGGTAACATCTGCCTCtgcttcttctcttcctcctcctatCCCCCCAGTCTGACCTCCCTCTGAGTCTgagaagaagcgcaagacctCGGAGTCTGGCTCTTCTCCTTCTGGAGAGACCAATTTTGATGGCCCTAAGTTCGTTCGAAATCACATCTTCCCCCATACTCAAATTAATATGGATGAtgcttttctttgaaatcatcTTCAAATTATAGTCTGGGGGAGTGTTCGGACTGCTGGAGTTTGTATTGCttttcttgatattttggacAAAACTCCCCTGAGTTCTTTGGGCTCTTCTCAAAATACTATAGAGGAACCTCAGGGGAGGGTTGTCCTTTGCCAAGAGGAGGAGAAGCGGCTTCCAGAGGAGGTGGCCTGGATGAAGGAGG
The genomic region above belongs to Arachis duranensis cultivar V14167 unplaced genomic scaffold, aradu.V14167.gnm2.J7QH unplaced_Scaffold_165934, whole genome shotgun sequence and contains:
- the LOC127743986 gene encoding uncharacterized protein LOC127743986, with product MALEAGAFESIHPSRFICFTIPNPSCSDSLLRVAVLDSHIQPADDSPQVGGMLVPDGREADWIFSTKSGHSQLLYSSQGISRLILVGNQPKEGDCTSNIYHRPLECSLHQQGFEVWSKPLLLALSPRSLFKNGIPEIALLNYEDNLISSVVIHRCVGYLVGEMLVEDVEIEMESENGVHHSSLKREFRRRLRFKRMPNLIQTEIHIVPETDHSCDGVSIKDVEFMLDHRVLVHPYLAPMVASLSLISENIARQIQDGFKPKALCLGVGGGALLTFLTTQLGFEVTGVENDGEVLSVAKHYFGLEADESIRVVIGDGIEFTKKIADHKKMYNGSSFASSEHNDFDHFLDAKISHNFDVVMVDLDSRDIRNGTSSPPLEFVRRDVLLAAKSILSENGILVINVIPLSKSFYESLENHLHEVFCELHKIDVRNGENFVLIAAVSPQISPVSDHCDSFLMQLKSVIPESWINSISKI
- the LOC107478943 gene encoding uncharacterized protein LOC107478943, which gives rise to MMSKSNSVRKHVLEKSKSVKETRYNNHNYNNNNKNNNHKALLSQSFFPKFLKKVYPIGLQKSNSSLSLSSISLSLSQNSNDSLSQADDSVTNTTPLDEKISLALRLISPQTTSHEVLRDDEVNINNSLPKIVHHQQQPSSLTILLNNDDDEPGELRRCNWITKNSDKVYIEFHDECWGVPAYDDNKLFELLALCGLLIDYNWTEILKRKETLREVFAEFDPNIVAKMEEKEIMDIISNKALSLADSRIMCIVDNAKCIMKIVREFGSFSSYIWGYVNHKPIINRYRYPRNVPLRSPKSEALSKDLVKRGFRFVGPVIVHSFMQAAGLTIDHLLHCYRHSDCVRLAERPWRHI